In Peromyscus maniculatus bairdii isolate BWxNUB_F1_BW_parent chromosome 21, HU_Pman_BW_mat_3.1, whole genome shotgun sequence, one DNA window encodes the following:
- the Ring1 gene encoding E3 ubiquitin-protein ligase RING1, with product MTTPANAQNASKTWELSLYELHRTPQEAIMDGTEIAVSPRSLHSELMCPICLDMLKNTMTTKECLHRFCSDCIVTALRSGNKECPTCRKKLVSKRSLRPDPNFDALISKIYPSREEYEAHQDRVLIRLSRLHNQQALSSSIEEGLRMQAMHRAQRVRRPMPGSDQTTTMSGGEGEPGEGEGDGEDVSSDSAPDSAPGPAPKRPRGGGAGGSSVGAGGGAAGGVCGGAGSEDSGDRGGTLGGGTLGPPSPPGAPSPPEPGGEIELVFRPHPLLVEKGEYCQTRYVKTTGNATVDHLSKYLALRIALERRQQRETIEPGGPGGGASDTGGPDGGGGESGVAGGGEGPEEPALPSLEGVSEKQYTIYIAPGGGAFTTLNGSLTLELVNEKFWKVSRPLELCYAPTKDPK from the exons ATGACGACGCCGGCGAATGCCCAGAATGCCAGCAAAACGTGGGAACTGAGTCTCTACGAGCTGCACCGGACCCCGCAG GAAGCCATCATGGATGGCACAGAGATCGCGGTTTCGCCTCGGTCGCTGCATTCAGAGCTCATGTGTCCCATCTGCCTGGACATGCTGAAGAACACGATGACCACCAAGGAGTGCCTCCACAGATTCTGCTCCGACTGCATCGTCACTGCCCTGCGGAGCGG gAACAAGGAGTGCCCTACCTGCCGGAAAAAGCTGGTATCCAAGCGGTCCCTACGGCCAGACCCCAACTTCGATGCCCTGATCTCCAAAATCTACCCTAGCCGGGAGGAGTACGAGGCCCATCAAGACCGAGTGCTCATCCGCCTCAGCCGCCTGCACAACCAGCAGGCGCTGAGCTCCAGTATCGAGGAGGGGCTTCGGATGCAGGCCATGCACAG GGCCCAGCGTGTCAGGCGGCCGATGCCTGGATCCGACCAGACCACCACGATGAGTGGGGGGGAAGGAGAacctggggagggggaaggggatggagagGACGTAAGCTCCGACTCCGCTCCCGACTCTGCTCCAGGCCCTGCTCCCAAGCGACCCCGTGGAGGGGGTGCTGGGGGCAGCAGTGTAGGGGCAGGGGGCGGCGCTGCGGGCGGGGTTTGCGGGGGTGCTGGCTCTGAAGACTCTGGTGACCGGGGCGGCACCCTGGGAGGGGGAACCCTGGGCCCCCCAAGCCCTCCGGGGGCTCCCAGTCctccagagccaggtggagagATCGAGCTTGTGTTCCGGCCCCATCCCCTGCTTGTGGAGAAGGGAGAATACTGCCAGACTAG GTACGTGAAGACCACTGGGAATGCCACCGTGGACCATCTCTCCAAATACTTGGCCCTGCGCATTGCCCTGGAGCGGAGGCAGCAGCGGGAAACCATAGAGCCTGGAGGGCCCGGTGGGGGTGCCTCAGACACAGGCGGACCcgatggggggggtggggagagcggGGTTGCTGGAGGGGGCGAAGGTCCCGAGGAACCAGCCCTGCCCAGCCTGGAAGGTGTCAGCGAGAAGCAGTACACCATCTACATTGCACCCGGGGGCGGAGCATTCACG aCGCTGAATGGCTCGCTGACCCTGGAGCTTGTGAATGAGAAGTTCTGGAAGGTATCCAGGCCGTTAGAGCTCTGCTATGCCCCCACTAAGGACCCAAAATGA
- the Hsd17b8 gene encoding (3R)-3-hydroxyacyl-CoA dehydrogenase, with amino-acid sequence MASQLRLRSALALVTGAGSGIGRAISVRLAEEGAAVAACDLDGAAAQDTVRLLGGPGREDGAPRGKHAAFQADVSRAPAARRLLEQVQACFSRPPSVVVSCAGITRDEFLLHMSEEDWDRVIAVNLKGTFLVTQAAAQALVSSGCRGSIINISSIIGKVGNIGQTNYASSKAGVIGLTQTAARELGRHGIRCNSVLPGFIATPMTQKMPEKVKDKVTAMIPLGHMGDPEDVADVVAFLASEDSGYITGASVEVTGGLFM; translated from the exons ATGGCGTCTCAGCTCCGGCTCCGCTCCGCGCTGGCCCTGGTCACAG GTGCGGGCAGCGGCATCGGCCGTGCGATCAGCGTGCGCCTGGCGGAAGAGGGCGCCGCCGTGGCCGCCTGCGACCTGGATGGGGCAGCCGCACAGGACACCGTGCGGCTGCTGGGCGGCCCGGGCCGCGAGGACGGGGCGCCGCGCGGGAAGCACGCTGCCTTCCAGGCGGACGTGTCGCGGGCCCCCGCGGCCAGGCGCCTGCTGGAGCAAGTGCAG GCCTGCTTTTCTCGCCCGCCATCTGTCGTTGTGTCCTGTGCGGGCATCACACGCGATGAGTTTCTGCTCCACATGTCAGAGGAAGACTGGGACAGAGTCATAGCTGTCAACCTCAAG GGCACCTTCCTGGTCACTCAGGCTGCAGCCCAGGCTTTGGTGTCCAGCGGCTGTCGTGGCTCCATCATCAACATCAGTAGCATCATTGGAAAG GTCGGGAATATTGGACAAACAAATTATGCATCCTCCAAAGCGGGAGTGATTGGGCTCACCCAGACTGCGGCCCGCGAGCTGGGACG ACATGGGATCCGATGTAACTCAGTCCTCCCAGGGTTCATTGCAACGCCCATGACCCAGAAAATGCCCGAGAAAGTGAAGGACAAG GTGACTGCAATGATCCCGTTGGGACACATGGGGGACCCTGAGG ATGTGGCAGATGTGGTTGCGTTCTTGGCATCTGAAGACAGTGGATACATCACAGGGGCCTCAGTGGAAGTCACTG GAGGTCTTTTCATGTGA